In Bradyrhizobium sp. 195, the sequence AAAAATCCTGACAGCGTCGCGCAATTTTTCAGGGAGGAGAATTGTCATGACTGCAAACAGCAAGATCTCGATCACCCGACGAACGCTGCTCGCCGGCGCCTCCGGCACGCTGATCGCATCCCGCGCTTGGGCGCAGCTGCCATCGGAGGTGAAAGTCGGCCTGCTGGTGCCGATCTCCGGGCTCTATGCCCGTCCGGGAACGGTGATGCGCGAAGGCGCCGAGATGGCGATCGATCACATCAACGCGCAAGGCGGCATCAAGGCGCTCGGCGGCGCCAAGCTGAAGCTGGTCGTGCTCGATTCCGGCGACACCACCGAGAAGGCCAAGAACGCGGCGCAGCGCATGGTGGCGCAGGAGACCGATCTGGTCGCGGCCAGCGGCGCCTATCTGTCCTCGTTCACCCTCGCGGTGACGGAAGTGACCGAGCGCGCCAACCTGCCCATGCTCACCCTCTCCTACTCCGACCTGATCACCGAGCGCGGATTCAAGTACGTATTCCAGACCGCGGCCACTGCAGGTTCGCAGGCACGGCAAGCCTTGCCCCAGATCGTCAAGCTGGCGGAGACGGCCGCAGGCAAGCGGCCGAAGACGGTCGCGATCCTGACCGACAACACGGGGGCCTCGATCGCCTCCGCCAAGGCGATGCGCGAGGGCCTGCTCGCGGAGAACCAGCTGCAGCTGATCGTGGACGAGACGTTCACACCGCCGCTGGCCGACGCAACCTCCCTGGTGCAGAAGATCCGTTCGGCCAAACCCGACCTGCTGTTCTTCCTGCCGACCGTGATCTCGGATGCGAAGCTGCTGCTGGAGAAGATGAACGAGTTCGGCCTCGGCCAGGGCAAGATTCCGACGATCTCGTTCGGCATCGCGATCGCCGAGCCCGACATGCTGCAGACCGTCAGCGCCGAGCTGCTCCAGGGCGTCTTGACCTGCGTCGCAAGCTGGGGCGCGAAGGGCCACGAGGCGCTGATCGCCGAGCTGAAGACCCGCTACAAGGAGCCGTGGATGACGCAAAACGCGATCTCCACCTATGGGGACATGTGGGTGATCAAGGACGCGCTGGAGAAAGCCGGCAAGGCCGATCGCGTCGCCGTCGGCGAAGCGCTTCGCACCATGGATGGCGGTCCATCGAAATATTACCCGCTGGGCGAGATCAAGTTCGACGAGAAAGGCCGCCGCGTCGGCGCCGGCATGACCATCGTGCAGTGGCAGGCCGGCGTGCCGGTGACGGTGTTCCCGCCCGAATTGGCGCTGGCAAAACCGTTCTGGCCGAAGAACTGACAACCCCGAACAAGAAACGGAAAACAAAAATGGACAAGGCGACCTACGACCGCGGTCTCGAGATCCGCAAGAGCGTGCTCGGCAACGAGTTTGTCGACAAGGCGATCGCATCCGCGGACGAGTTCAACCGCCCGATGCAGGACCTGACCACCGAGTATTGCTGGGGCTACGTCTGGGGCCGCGAAGGCCTGACACGAAAGACCCGGAGCTTCCTTAACCTTGCAATGCTCTGCGCGCTCAACCGCCCGCATGAGCTGAAGACGCACGTCCGCGGCGCGCTCGCCAACGGCGCGACCCGGGAGGAAATCCGCGAGGTCTTCATGCAGGTCGCGATCTATTGCGGCGTGCCGGCCGGCGTCGATGCGTTCCGAAACGCGAAGGAAGTCTTCGCCGAGCTCGACAAGGCATAACGGAGCGTGACGGCGATGAAGGGCAAATGGGCGCTCGTGACCGGTGCGACCGCAGGCCTTGGCCTCGCCATGGCGGAAGGCCTGGCCGGCGCGGGTGCCAACATTGTCCTGCACGACCTCGCTCAGCCGAAACAGGTTGCGGATGTCCTTCGCGCCCGCTTCGGCGTCGAAACGATAGCTGTCGGCGTCGATCTGTCCCGACGCGAGGCGATCGAGGCCATGATGGCGGACCTGCTCGACCGCTGCGGCGCCATCGACATCCTCGTCAACAATGCGGTCATCAGGCATTTTTCAGCAATCGAGCAGTTTCCGCCCGATCGCTGGGACGAGGCGCTGGCCGTCAACCTCTCGGCGCCGTTCCACCTCATTCGCCTGGCGCTGCCCGCGATGAAGCAGCGCGGCTGGGGCCGGATCATCAACATGGGGTCGATCTATTCGACCCGCGCGGTCGAGGACCGCATCGACTACGTCACCACCAAGACGGCAATTCTCGGCATGACCCGCGCGGTCGCCATCGAGACGGCGCGCAGCGGCATCACCTGCAACACGCTCTGCCCCGGCACGCTGCCGACGCCGGCCATCCTGAACAAGATCGCGACGATGGCATCGAACAGCGGTCGTCCCGTCGCGGACGTGACGCGCGACTATCTCGACGAGCGCCAGCCGACGCAGCGCTTCATCGAAATGGACGCCGTCGCCGCCATGGTCGTCTTTCTCTGTGGTCCCGCCGCAAACGACATCACCGGCGCCAGCCTGCCGATCGACGGCGGCTGGTCGGTCGCATGAGAGCATTGGAATGGGAGTGCTGCGATGACTGAACCATCTGGCCAGACCGTCGTGCTGACGGGTGCCGCCGGCGGCATGGGACGCGCCATCACCAAGGCGCTGCTGGACAGCGGCCGCCGCGTCGTGCTGGTTGACCGCGACGCCAAGGCTCTTCAGGAGCTGGCAGCTGCGGCAGGCAACGCGGTTTTTCCGATCCAGCTCGACGTCAGCGATGCAAACGGCGTCGATCGCCTGCCCGATGCCATTCCCGCTCATTTCAAGCCGGTCGACGTTCTCATCAACAATGCCGGCCACGACATTGGCGGCCGGACGCGCTTCGACATTGGTTCTGCGGACGACTGGTCCAACATCATCCAGACCAATCTGATCGGCCTGATGCGTGTCACGCGCGCGATCCTGCCCGGCATGGTCCAGCGCAACGCCGGTCATGTCGTCAACATCAGCTCGATCAACGCGGTCCGGATCGTGCCTGACATGGCGGCCTACAGCACCAGCAAGGCGGGCGTGCACATGTTCACCGAGACCCTCCGGGGCGAGCTGGCCGAAACCGCAATCCGGGTGACCGAGCTGCAGCCCGGCCTGACCCGGACCAACATCATCCTGACCCGCTACCGCGGCGATCAGCAGAAGGAAAAAGACTATTTCGACCAGTTCAGGATGACGCTCGATCCGGCCGATATCGCCCGCTCGATCGTCTTCGCCCTCGACCAGCCCGCCCACGTTCAAATTGCCGAAATGATGATTCTGCCTGTAAATCGATATTGAATCATTCAAACCAAGGCCCGGACATGGAAAGACGTCGCGAATTGCAGTCGACACTCCGCATCGAGGACGTCCCGACCGTCCGGGCGATGGTGGCGCAAAAGCTGCGCGCGGCGATCATGTCGGGAACGCTGAAGCCGGGCCAGCGCCTGGTCGAGCGCGAGCTCTGCGAGATGATGGGCGTCAGCCGCCCCTCGATCCGCGAAGCGCTGCGTGCGCTCGAAGCCGACGGGCTGGTCAACACGGTCCCGCACCGCGGCCCCGTGGTTTCCACGATCAGCCTCGAAGAGGCGCGGCAGCTCTACGCCGCGCGCGCCGTGCTCGAAGGCTTCGCCGGCCGCGAATGCGCCAGGCTGCATGACCCGGAAGTGGCGCGCCGGATCGGGGACGCCCTGACTCGCCTGAAGGCCGCGGCGGCCAAACAGGATCTCATCGGGTGCCTCGAGGCCAAGACCGACTTTTACGCCGCGCTGATCGGTGGCTGCCGCAATGCCTTCATCGAGCGCGCGCTCAAGCCGCTCCACGACCGGATCCAGCTGTTGCGGATCACCTCGATGTCGCAACCGAAGCGGATCAACAAGAGCCTTCGCGAGGTCACCGCGATCTGGCGTGCGATCCAGAACGGCGATGCGGATCTCGCCGAGCGTTGCTGCGTCGACCACATCAATGCGGCTGCGGTGGCCGCCCTCGACATGATCGAAAAATCGTCGGCGGCCAAGGAGGCGGCGCCTTCCGACGACTGAGAAATGCCGCCAGGGAGTGTTCGATGAAGTTTCTCGTACGATCGCTGATCCTGTTCCTCCTGCTCTGTCCTCGCGACGCGGCGATCGCGGACGACTACCCCGCCCGGCCGGTCACGGTCATCGTGCCGTTCTCCGCCGGCGGTCCCGGCGACGTCATCGCACGCATCCTCGGCAGCGCCATGAGCGCGACGCTGAAACAGTCCATCGTCATCGAGAATGTCGTCGGCGCCGGCGGCACGCTCGGCACCAACCGCGTCGCCAAGGCCGCCCCCGACGGCTACACGGTGCTTCTGATGCACGTCGGCCAGGCCACCGCGCCTTCCCTCTACGCCAAGCTGCCGTTCGACCCGGTCGGCGATTTCGCTCCGATCGGGCTCGTCACCGACGTCCCGATGATCCTCGTGGCGCGACCGAACTTTCCGGCCAAGGATCTTCGCGATCTGGTGACGACCATTCGCAACGCCGGCGACAAGATCACCTTCGGCAATGTCGGTCTCGGCTCGGCCTCGCAGCTCTGCGGCCTGATGTTCATGAGCGCCACCGATACCAAGCTCACCCCGATCTACTACAAGGGCGGCGGACCGGCGCTGAACGACGTCATCGCCGGCCATATCGACGTCTATTGCGATCCCGCGACCGGACCGACGCCCTATATCCAGTCGAACACGATCAAGGGCTACGCGATCACCAGCAAGACGCGCGTGGCGACGTTGCCCGGCGTGCCGACCTCGGCCGAAGCCGGCGTTCCCGCATTCGACGTGACGACGTGGTATGGTCTCTACGCGCCGAAGGGGACACCGAAACCCGTGATCGACCATCTCGTGGGCGCGCTGCAGACAGCGCTGAAGGATCCCGCCCTGATCAGCCGCTTTGCCGAGCTCAGCATGGCGCCGGTCGAGCCCGAGCGTGCGACGCCGGAAGCGCTCGAGACATTCCTGAAAGCCGAGATCGGCAAATGGGGACGGATCATCAAAGCGGCCGGAATCGAGCCGCAATAGGCTTGCGCTGATGCGACCGGCGAACTCTCGCTAGGCAGCACAAATCCAGTGCGGCGGAATCGACCGCAACGACGCAATCCCAAGGGATTGCGTCTGGAAAACTCAATGATTTCAATAAGAGAAAGAGCCCTGGTGCGCTCGGAGGGACTCGAACCCCCACGATTTTACTCACTGCCACCTCAAGGCAGCGCGTCTACCAGTTCCGCCACGAGCGCTTTGGGGATGCCGGCCTGAGGCTTGAGGGCCGGCCGGATCAACGGCGCCGATCTAACAAATCCATCAGAGGGGTACAAGCCTGCAAAAGCCCTGAATTCCACAAGCTTTGCAGGAAAGTTCGGGCCCCCTCGCCCGAATCGGCATGACCGGGGGTGTCCGGGCCGCTACGGCGTGCCCAGGCAGCTACCGCTTGCCCAGGCCGTTACCGCGTGCCCGGTGAGCGCGGCAGCATCTGCTTGACCTCGACCGCGATCCGGTTGCGGTCGACCAGGACGACGCCGGAAGCGACCGGCAGATTATTGGCCAAAACCTTGACCTCGTCGGCCTCGGTTGCGTCCAGTTCGATGATGGCGCCGCGGGAAAGACGTAATACTTGATGGATCGGCATGGTGGTCGTCCCGAGGACGACCATGAGATCCACGGTAACTTTATCGAGGGTGGGCACTGTCAGGACCGCCGCAACTTGAGACTGGCATTTGCTCCCGAGATGATCACCACGTTATGGTTAGCCAATGGTTAATTCGCCTCAAAACCCACGCCAAAACCAGCGTCAAGAGCTCGATTTGACGTCGTTCTCCGCCGCAGGCGGCGAGCCCGTCGAGTGGCGCATCTCGGACGCGCCAGTGCCCTATGCCGAGGCGGTGGCCGCCATGGAAGCCCGGGTCGCCGCCATCGCGGCCGGCGAAGCCGCGGAGCTGGTCTGGCTGCTCGAACACCCCCCGCTCTACACCTCCGGCACCTCGGGCAAGGCCACCGACCTGCTCGATCCCCGATTCCCGATCTTCGCCACCGGACGAGGCGGCCAGCTCACCTATCACGGGCCCGGCCAGCGGGTGGCTTATGTCATGCTGGACCTCAAGCGCCGGCGACCGGACGTCCGGGCCTATGTCGCGAGCCTGGAGGAGCTGATTCTGCGCACGCTCGCCGCCTTCAACGTCCGCGGTGAGCGGCGCGAGGACCGGGTCGGGGTCTGGGTCAAGCGGCCCGACAAGGGCGAAGGTTACGAGGATAAGATCGCCGCGATCGGCGTCCGGCTGAAGCGCTGGGTCTCGTTCCACGGCATCGCGATCAATGTCGAGCCCGAGCTATCGCATTTCGCCGGCATTGTGCCGTGCGGCGTCACTGACGCCCGCTACGGCGTCACCTCGCTGGTCGATCTCGGCCAGCTCGTGACCATGACTGATGTCGACGTCGCACTCCGCCAGGCGTTCGAGGAGCTGTTCGGCCCGACACGCGCGCTGGTGCCGGAGGCGGCGCTCTAAGCCGCTTGTTCTCCGCAGGCGCGGAATCGGCTAGGCTTCACTCCGGCGCCGCCCACGCCTCCCCCTCCGCCGGGAAAGCAGACTTCATGCCGGGCGACGAGACCATCGGACCGACTGTTCGGGCGCCAGGCATAAGGAGGGATTGCGCTTCTGCCCGCGATGGGAGGTTCTTTCGATGAAGTTGTCTGCACCGATCTATCATCTGAAGCGAAAAGCAAAGCGGCTGTCGCGCGACGAAAACATCCCGCTGCACGATGCGCTCGACCGCGTCGCCGCGACGGAAGGTTTTTCCGCCTGGAGCATGCTCGCGGCGAAAGCTGCCGCGATGACGCCGGCGAACAAGCTGTTCCCGCAATTCCGGCCGGGCGACATGGTGCTGGTCGGGGCGCGCCCCGGTCACGGCAAGACGCTGATGAGCCTCGAGCTTGCCGTGGAGGCGATGCGGTCCGGCCATCGCGCCGCGTTCTTCTCGCTCGAATATACCGAGAAGGACGTTCTGGAGCGCTTGCGGGCGATCGGCGTGGACCCCGCGCAATTCGAAAAGCTCTTCGAGGTCGATTGCTCCGATGCCATCAGCGCCGATCACGTCGTCAAGCAGATGGCCGCGGCTCCCAGCGGCACATTCGTGGTGATCGACTATCTGCAGCTGCTCGACCAGCGGCGGGAAAACCCTGATCTCACCGTTCAGGTGCGCGCGCTGAAATCCTTCGCGCGCGACAAGGGACTGATCGTCGTCTTCATTTCGCAGATCGACCGGTCCTATGATCCGTCGATAAAACCCTGCCCCGATCTGTGCGATGTCCGGTTGCCGAACCCGCTGGACCTGAAGCTGTTCGACAAGACGTGCTTCCTGAACAATGCCGAGGTTCAGTTCCGCGCCGCAAGCTGACAATCAGGCCGCGGGTGAGATGGTCTCACCCGCGGCTCTAAGGCCTCACGCCGCCTTGAGCGAAACCTCGAGCTTGCCGGCGATGTAGCGCCGCTCCTGGGTCAGGCCGCCAAAGCCGTAGGCATCGCCCTTGACCTCGTCGACATGCAGATAGGTCTCGGGATGCAGCGGGCCGAGAATCTCGGCCATGCGCCTGAACATCGCGGCGAGATAGGCTGCCTTTTCGTCCTTGGTGTTGGTGCCTTCGCTGACGTGGATGTCGATCCAGTAGCTTGCAAGCTTCTGCTCGGCCAGCGACTTGCCGCCGGCGAACCAGTCATCGGCATCGACCGGCTTGACGATGATGGCGGTCACCTTCGGATCCTTGTGCAGGATCTCAGCGGTGAGCTCGGACACGGCGCTCGCGATGTCAGCCTTCAGCGAGGGCGACTGGCGGGAGGTGGTGTAAGCCACGGTGATCAGGGGCATTGTCGTTCTCCTCAACATGTCGCGCGATTTGCGCGGCGTTGGTGAGAAGCTAGACCTCCGGCCGTCATTTTGGTATCTTATCTATGTTGATACCAGTGATAATAAATGATAATAAATCATAATGACGACAGCCACACTCGACATCGCCACCATCAAGGCCTTCCTGCTGGTCGCCGACCTCCAGAGCTTTACCCGCACCGCCGAAGCGCTCGGCACGACGCAGGCCGCCGTTAGCCTCAAGCTGCAACGGCTGGAGACGCTGCTGGGCAAACGCCTCGTCGAGCGCTCGCCGCGCGCGGTCCGGCTCACCGCCGACGGCGCCGGATTCCTCGAACGCGCCCGTGCGCTGATCGCGGCGCATGATCGTGCATTGACGGGTGATGCACCGGCCGCGCAATCGCTCTCGCTCGGCATCTCCGATCACGCGGCGGGCCCTGAACTGGTGCCGCTGCTCGAACGGCTGCACGCCATGTCGTCAAACCTCACCCTCGCCGTCACCATCGGCTTCTCGCGCGAGATGCAGGATGCCTATGATGAAGGTCAGCTCGATGCGGTGATCGTCCGCCAGGAAGGCAGCCGCCGCGGCGGCGAGAAGCTGACTGAGGACGAGTTCGGCTGGTTCGCATCGCGACGCTTCACGCTGCCGAAGGACGAAGCGCTGCCGCTCGCGACCCTCGCCCCGCCCTGCGGCGTCCGCGCCGTCGCCGTCCGCACACTCGACAAGGCCGGCCTCGCCTGGCGCGAGCGCTTTGTCGGCGGCGGCGTGACGGCAGTGGTCGCGGCCGCACTTGCCGGACTTGCGATTGCGCCGCTGGCGCGGCGGATCGCGCCTCCCGGGCTGATCGACATCGGACCCACGCACAGGCTGCCGAAGCTCGGCAGCTCCAAGGTGATGCTGCATTCGAAGGTCAGCGATCCCGCCAAGCTCGCGGCACTACGCGCGGTCGCGGCGACGTTTCGGAGTGTAGCTGCCACCTGAAGTCTCACAAGATCGCCTCGAACGCGCTGCGCAACGTCTCGTGCCGGAACACAAAGCCGCGGCTGAGCGCCTTGTTCGGCAGCACGCGCTGACCGCCCAGCAAAAGCTCGTCGGCAAAGCCGCCGCCGATCCGGCGCAGCAAGCCGCCGGGAATGCGGAACACCGCCGGCCGATGCAGGCGGCGGCCGAGTTCCTCGGTGAACTTTGCGTTGGTGACGGGGATCGGCGCGGTGGCGTTGACGGGGCCGGCGAGATCGGGCGTCGCCATCACATAGGCGATCAGCCGGATCAGATCGTCGCGCTCGATCCAGGACATCCACTGCCGCCCGGTACCGAGCGGGCCGCCGAGCCCGAACTCGAACGGCGTCAGCATGCGCGTGACAAAACCGCCTTCGGTGCCGAGCACGAGGCCGATGCGCAAGTAAACCACGCGGACGCCGAGCTCTTCCGCCGGCCGCGCCGCCTGCTCCCAGGCCGCGCACAGCTCGTGGCTGAAGCAAGCATGCGACCTCGCCGATTCCGTCAGCACCTGGTCGGCCCACAATCCGTACCAGCCGATCGCGGAGCCGCTGACGAGCACCTCGGGCTTGTGGTCGAGCCGCGCGATCAGCTTGACGATTTCGCCGGTCATGTCGATGCGCGAGCCGATGATCTTCGCGCGCTTCGCTTCGGTCCACAGGCCGTTGCCGATCGGCTCGCCCGCGAGATTGACGATGGCGTCGATCTTCCTGTCCGCGGCGAGTTGATCGAGGCTGGTGATCAGCGTCACCGGCGGCGGCAGCATCTCGGCCTTGGCGGGATTGCGGATCAGCGCGATGACGTGATGCCCTGCCCCGCTGAGGCCCGCCGCAAGGCGGCTGCCGATGAAGCCGGTGGCGCCTGATATCAGCACGGTCTTGCGGGCGGGGAGTTTTTCGACGAGCCCGTGTGCGGGCACGCTTCGCATGCGGCCGAGCCGGCGCATCGCGGCAAAGTCCCTGACGCCGCAGAGCGCCGCGCCGACCGCGCAGGCGGTCGCGGCCATGCTGAGCAGGCCCTGATACACCACGGTCACGCCGAACGGCTGCATCGCCCAGTCGATCAGCACCGGCAGCAGCAGCACCAGGATGGCGCCGTAATTGATCGCGAGCAGCGTGTGATTGATGCGCTCGCTCGGCGGCAGTTTTCGGCTCAGGTCCTCCTCGACGAAATCCATCAGCGTGATCACGATCTCGGCCATCAGCACCGCGACGATCAAGAGCGCCAGCACGCCATAGACCTCGAGCCAGCCGAGCAGCAGGAACAGCAGCGCATAGAGCATGTTGCGGATGCCGTGCAGCTTCAGCTCAAAGCGCTGCGACACCCGCCAGGCCAGACGTTCGGTGAATTCGTGATGGTAGAAGGTGTCGAACACGCCCATCACGATCTGGATGGCGATGAGCGTCCACAACAGCTGTGTCATGACACGGCCTCCCTGAAGGTGGCGGACTGGTGGATCAGCGCGCCGTAACGCGGATGAATGACATCGAGGGTGAAGCGGAACGCGCCCTCGCCGAGGTCGCGGTGCGTCACCGTGAGATCGCCCGGCGTCAGCCATTGCGGCAGCGGGATCCAGAGGCGTCTGAGCTGGAGGCCGTAACCAGCGCTGCGAAAGGTCAGCGCCTGGTCCTCGACCGCGATGCGGAGCGCCATCGAAACGCCGAAGCCGACATATTCTTCGAGCCCGGTCGGACCGGCAAAACGCTTGGCGGAATGGATCACCTGGGGGAAGCCGCGCTTGCGCGCGCAGATGCGCGTCCAGGTCTGACCATCAGTTGCGGCGTCCTCGGTAACAGTCACGATCATCGGCACGCCGGTGTCACGGCCGGTCGGCAGCGGCCGGCCGATCATGCGTGCGGCCTGTGCGACCCACCAGCCAATGTTGCTGAAGCCGATCTCGTCGACGGTTCCGACATAGACGACGCTGTCGCCATCGGCGACGCGCTTGGAGAAGCGCCGCCAGGTCGCGAGCGGGAGGCGGCCCCAATCCTCGTCCGATAGCAGCGCGCGGAACCGGCGATCGTCGAGCAGTCTGGTATGAGCGGAGGTCGATGCGTTGCAGCCCGATAATCTTGCCGACGTCATCGTATCCTCCTCGAGGCTATTTGGCCTTGCCCAGCGGCAGCAGGTTGGCGATCTTCT encodes:
- a CDS encoding DUF4166 domain-containing protein: MTSARLSGCNASTSAHTRLLDDRRFRALLSDEDWGRLPLATWRRFSKRVADGDSVVYVGTVDEIGFSNIGWWVAQAARMIGRPLPTGRDTGVPMIVTVTEDAATDGQTWTRICARKRGFPQVIHSAKRFAGPTGLEEYVGFGVSMALRIAVEDQALTFRSAGYGLQLRRLWIPLPQWLTPGDLTVTHRDLGEGAFRFTLDVIHPRYGALIHQSATFREAVS
- a CDS encoding ABC transporter substrate-binding protein → MTANSKISITRRTLLAGASGTLIASRAWAQLPSEVKVGLLVPISGLYARPGTVMREGAEMAIDHINAQGGIKALGGAKLKLVVLDSGDTTEKAKNAAQRMVAQETDLVAASGAYLSSFTLAVTEVTERANLPMLTLSYSDLITERGFKYVFQTAATAGSQARQALPQIVKLAETAAGKRPKTVAILTDNTGASIASAKAMREGLLAENQLQLIVDETFTPPLADATSLVQKIRSAKPDLLFFLPTVISDAKLLLEKMNEFGLGQGKIPTISFGIAIAEPDMLQTVSAELLQGVLTCVASWGAKGHEALIAELKTRYKEPWMTQNAISTYGDMWVIKDALEKAGKADRVAVGEALRTMDGGPSKYYPLGEIKFDEKGRRVGAGMTIVQWQAGVPVTVFPPELALAKPFWPKN
- a CDS encoding SDR family oxidoreductase yields the protein MTEPSGQTVVLTGAAGGMGRAITKALLDSGRRVVLVDRDAKALQELAAAAGNAVFPIQLDVSDANGVDRLPDAIPAHFKPVDVLINNAGHDIGGRTRFDIGSADDWSNIIQTNLIGLMRVTRAILPGMVQRNAGHVVNISSINAVRIVPDMAAYSTSKAGVHMFTETLRGELAETAIRVTELQPGLTRTNIILTRYRGDQQKEKDYFDQFRMTLDPADIARSIVFALDQPAHVQIAEMMILPVNRY
- a CDS encoding DNA helicase encodes the protein MKLSAPIYHLKRKAKRLSRDENIPLHDALDRVAATEGFSAWSMLAAKAAAMTPANKLFPQFRPGDMVLVGARPGHGKTLMSLELAVEAMRSGHRAAFFSLEYTEKDVLERLRAIGVDPAQFEKLFEVDCSDAISADHVVKQMAAAPSGTFVVIDYLQLLDQRRENPDLTVQVRALKSFARDKGLIVVFISQIDRSYDPSIKPCPDLCDVRLPNPLDLKLFDKTCFLNNAEVQFRAAS
- a CDS encoding tripartite tricarboxylate transporter substrate-binding protein, producing the protein MKFLVRSLILFLLLCPRDAAIADDYPARPVTVIVPFSAGGPGDVIARILGSAMSATLKQSIVIENVVGAGGTLGTNRVAKAAPDGYTVLLMHVGQATAPSLYAKLPFDPVGDFAPIGLVTDVPMILVARPNFPAKDLRDLVTTIRNAGDKITFGNVGLGSASQLCGLMFMSATDTKLTPIYYKGGGPALNDVIAGHIDVYCDPATGPTPYIQSNTIKGYAITSKTRVATLPGVPTSAEAGVPAFDVTTWYGLYAPKGTPKPVIDHLVGALQTALKDPALISRFAELSMAPVEPERATPEALETFLKAEIGKWGRIIKAAGIEPQ
- a CDS encoding tautomerase family protein, encoding MPLITVAYTTSRQSPSLKADIASAVSELTAEILHKDPKVTAIIVKPVDADDWFAGGKSLAEQKLASYWIDIHVSEGTNTKDEKAAYLAAMFRRMAEILGPLHPETYLHVDEVKGDAYGFGGLTQERRYIAGKLEVSLKAA
- the lipB gene encoding lipoyl(octanoyl) transferase LipB, whose product is MVNSPQNPRQNQRQELDLTSFSAAGGEPVEWRISDAPVPYAEAVAAMEARVAAIAAGEAAELVWLLEHPPLYTSGTSGKATDLLDPRFPIFATGRGGQLTYHGPGQRVAYVMLDLKRRRPDVRAYVASLEELILRTLAAFNVRGERREDRVGVWVKRPDKGEGYEDKIAAIGVRLKRWVSFHGIAINVEPELSHFAGIVPCGVTDARYGVTSLVDLGQLVTMTDVDVALRQAFEELFGPTRALVPEAAL
- a CDS encoding carboxymuconolactone decarboxylase family protein, with product MDKATYDRGLEIRKSVLGNEFVDKAIASADEFNRPMQDLTTEYCWGYVWGREGLTRKTRSFLNLAMLCALNRPHELKTHVRGALANGATREEIREVFMQVAIYCGVPAGVDAFRNAKEVFAELDKA
- a CDS encoding LysR family transcriptional regulator, coding for MTTATLDIATIKAFLLVADLQSFTRTAEALGTTQAAVSLKLQRLETLLGKRLVERSPRAVRLTADGAGFLERARALIAAHDRALTGDAPAAQSLSLGISDHAAGPELVPLLERLHAMSSNLTLAVTIGFSREMQDAYDEGQLDAVIVRQEGSRRGGEKLTEDEFGWFASRRFTLPKDEALPLATLAPPCGVRAVAVRTLDKAGLAWRERFVGGGVTAVVAAALAGLAIAPLARRIAPPGLIDIGPTHRLPKLGSSKVMLHSKVSDPAKLAALRAVAATFRSVAAT
- a CDS encoding FliM/FliN family flagellar motor switch protein, which encodes MPTLDKVTVDLMVVLGTTTMPIHQVLRLSRGAIIELDATEADEVKVLANNLPVASGVVLVDRNRIAVEVKQMLPRSPGTR
- a CDS encoding GntR family transcriptional regulator codes for the protein MERRRELQSTLRIEDVPTVRAMVAQKLRAAIMSGTLKPGQRLVERELCEMMGVSRPSIREALRALEADGLVNTVPHRGPVVSTISLEEARQLYAARAVLEGFAGRECARLHDPEVARRIGDALTRLKAAAAKQDLIGCLEAKTDFYAALIGGCRNAFIERALKPLHDRIQLLRITSMSQPKRINKSLREVTAIWRAIQNGDADLAERCCVDHINAAAVAALDMIEKSSAAKEAAPSDD
- a CDS encoding TIGR01777 family oxidoreductase, encoding MTQLLWTLIAIQIVMGVFDTFYHHEFTERLAWRVSQRFELKLHGIRNMLYALLFLLLGWLEVYGVLALLIVAVLMAEIVITLMDFVEEDLSRKLPPSERINHTLLAINYGAILVLLLPVLIDWAMQPFGVTVVYQGLLSMAATACAVGAALCGVRDFAAMRRLGRMRSVPAHGLVEKLPARKTVLISGATGFIGSRLAAGLSGAGHHVIALIRNPAKAEMLPPPVTLITSLDQLAADRKIDAIVNLAGEPIGNGLWTEAKRAKIIGSRIDMTGEIVKLIARLDHKPEVLVSGSAIGWYGLWADQVLTESARSHACFSHELCAAWEQAARPAEELGVRVVYLRIGLVLGTEGGFVTRMLTPFEFGLGGPLGTGRQWMSWIERDDLIRLIAYVMATPDLAGPVNATAPIPVTNAKFTEELGRRLHRPAVFRIPGGLLRRIGGGFADELLLGGQRVLPNKALSRGFVFRHETLRSAFEAIL
- a CDS encoding SDR family oxidoreductase — protein: MKGKWALVTGATAGLGLAMAEGLAGAGANIVLHDLAQPKQVADVLRARFGVETIAVGVDLSRREAIEAMMADLLDRCGAIDILVNNAVIRHFSAIEQFPPDRWDEALAVNLSAPFHLIRLALPAMKQRGWGRIINMGSIYSTRAVEDRIDYVTTKTAILGMTRAVAIETARSGITCNTLCPGTLPTPAILNKIATMASNSGRPVADVTRDYLDERQPTQRFIEMDAVAAMVVFLCGPAANDITGASLPIDGGWSVA